The Candidatus Eisenbacteria bacterium genome includes the window GCGCCCGAGGTCCGATCCTGAGCCAGAACGCCGCCTTCGCTTGGAGCCGCGGCCGATACTCGGTGAGGAGCTCGGCGAGCATCAAGGATCCTTGCGTCGCGGCCGGAGCCACCACCAGGGCCGCGGGGATCGCTTCATCCGGGTTCGAGCCGAGACCCGCCAGGGAGGCGACGAGGGCGAGCCGTTCCGCCCCCTCGATGGCCGCGGGGAGCACCGGAAGCGACTCGGCGTGCCACGCCGCGAAGAGCAGAACGCGGGGGGTCACGCCGCCAGGTGGCACGAGAAGAAAGAATGGCACAACCCACTTCTTTTCAATGAGTTCGAGCGAGAGCGCTTCGCCCGCCCACTCGAGCCCCTTGCGCGCCTCGGCCACCGTGAGCTGCGGAAGGGTTTCTCGTGGAAGGGACAGAAGAGGCTGCAGGGCCTTGATGTAGTTCGAGGCTTCGAGTGGCATCGACGCGGTTGAGCCTGGGTTCGGTGGGGAATCAACCCTGTTTGAGTGGGCCGCGAGGCATCATAACCCAGCCAGATTGTTGGAAAATCGCAATTTGACTTGACACCCGATTTCTTGGAGTTGGACTATCAACAATATGGTCGCTCGCGAGGCGGAATTCCCTCGAGGAGCGAGCCGGCCTTGTGTGGGGGGAGGAGTGGGGCGATGGAAGTAAAGCTACCCGACTGCCGGAAGTGCAATAACGGGGTTCTGATCCCCCTGTCGGACTACGGCAGGGATGGCGCTCCGATCACCTTCAAAGCCTGGGTCTGCACGAATCCTAGCTGCGGGTTCAACATTCGCATCGATAACGGCGAGATAAGCCTGGGCAAGATGGTGGGCCAGTCGCAGAAGTAAGCAAATCCGAAACGTGAAGGACAACGCCCGAGTCGGGTCCGCCACGCCGATGGGTGAGCCAATGCCGCATCGCTCCCTCTCGGCGTCTTTCGTTCTCAGGAGCCCGCTTCCTTGATTCGAGCCATCATTTTCGACCTCGACAATACCCTCACCGACTTCATGAAGATGAAGCGCGCGGCGATCGACGCGGCCGTGGACGGCATGATCGACGCTGGCCTCAAGCTCTCGCGCGAGGAAACCTCCGAGAAGATCTACCGCGTCTATGATCGCGAGGGCATCGAGTACCAGCAGGTGTTCGATCTCTTTCTCAAGGAGGAATTCGGCGGCATCGATTACAAGCTCCTGACGAGCGCGATCGTGGCCTACAGGCGCGCGCGCGATTCCTACCTCGTGCTCTATCCGCACGTGAACCTGACGCTGATGGAAATCTTGAAGAGGGGGCTCAAGCTCGCGGTGGTATCCGACGCGCCCCGGCTCCAGGCCTGGATGCGCCTCGCGCAGCTCCAGCTTCAGCACCTCTTCGACCCGGTCGTCGCGTTTGAGGACACGGGCGAGCGAAAGCCCAGCCCGAAGCCTTTTGAGCGGGCCCTTGAGCTTCTCGGCGTCACGCCCGCCGAAGCGATCATGGTGGGGGACTGGCCGGAACGGGACGTGGTCGGCGCCGCCAAGCTCGGGATCCGGACCGCCTTCGCGCGCTACGGAGATACGTTCGGCACCGAGCATTCGGGAGCCGATTACGATCTGAGCGACGTATACGAGCTGGTGGAGATCGTGGATCGACTGAACGGCACGGATTAGGACGGCGACCTTATGGGAATGGTATCCGTGGGCGTCGACATCGTGGAGGTGGGCCGAATCGCGGGCGCGATCGACCGCTGGGGGACGCGTTTCCTCCGGCGCATCTTCACCCAGACGGAGATCGACTACTGCAGCGAGAAAGCGCGCGCCGCGGAATCCTTCGCGGTCCGCTTCGCCGCGAAGGAGGCCTTCGCCAAAGCGCTCAAGATCGGGCGGGTCTCGATCTGGCGTGAGGTGGAGGTGATTCGAGGCGAAGGTCCACGGCCGAGCGTGCTTCTCCACGGCGCCGCGCGCGAGCTGGTCGGAGCCCGGCGGGTGGACCTCTCGCTGTCGCACGCGGCTACCCACGCCGTGGCGGTCGTGCTGGTCGAGGACTGACGTGCGTCTGCCGAGCGGGCAGCGCTTGGTCACCGCCGGGGAGATGGCCGCTATCGATCATGCCGCGATCTCGGGCATGGGAATCCCATCGCTCACGCTCATGGCGCGGGCGGGAAGGGAATCCGCGCACGCGATCGTGGCATGGTGGCGCGGCGTCACGGGAACCCCGGACCGACTCCACCGTCGCTCCGTGACGGCGGCGCGTCCGCCGCGGGGGCGCGTGATCGTGCTTGCCGGGCGGGGCAACAACGGCGGCGACGGATTCGTCTGCGCGCGGCACCTCAAAGCCGCGGGCTTTACGGTGCGGATCCTCGTGGCGGGAGAAGAGAGCTCGCTCTCCGAAGACGCTGCGGCAAGCCATGCCGCGTGCGAGCGGGAACGAATGCCGGTGACCTTCCTTCCGGACCCCCGCGCCTGGGGTGAGGGGAGCGAGGCGGCCCACGCCGCCCGCCAAGCGATGTTCCTGGTCGACGCCCTGCTGGGGACCGGGAGCCAGGGCGCTCCGCGGGGCGCCGTGGCGGCCGCGATCGAGATGGCCGAGGGGAGCGCGGTGCCGATCGCCTCGATCGACATCCCGTCCGGTCTCGACGCGACGACCGGGTACCGCGAGCACCCCTCGATCAAAGCGGATCTCACGCTCACCCTGGGGCTTCCCAAGCGCGGCCTCACGATCGAGCCGGGCCGCTCGAGCGCGGGGTTGGTGCAGGTCGTGGACATCGGAATTCCCCCGGCCGTGGTGGCCGAGATGATCCCAGGCATGCTCGTCGCCGACCCCGACTGGGCGCGGTCGCTTCTGCCGTCGCGCCCGATGGACGCGCACAAAGGCTCGGTGGGGCGCGTCCTCGTCGTCGGGGGCAGCGCCGGCATGATGGGCGCGCTGGCGATGGCCAGCGAGTCCGCGTTTCGCGTGGGAGCGGGTTATGTCGTCGCCGCGGTGCCGGTGAGCTGCGTGGATCCGCTGGAGTCGCGTGTCGCCGAAGTCGTCAAGCGGGGACTCGCGGAAACGCCGGAGCGGTCGCTCGCCCTGGGCGCGCGGGAGGAGATCATCGCCGAGGCGATTCGCGCCGACGCGGTCGCGATCGGCCCGGGCTTATCCAGGAGTCGCGAATCGCAGGAGCTGGCGCGCGAGCTGCTCGAGCGCGTCGAGGCTCCCATCGTGCTCGATGCCGACGGCCTGAACGCGTTCGAAGGCCTCGGCATTCATCGCATGCACGGGCCCTTGATCCTGACACCGCACTACGCGGAAGCGGCACGGCTCGGCGGCCAGTCGATCGCCGAGGTGGCGCGCGACCCCGCCGGATGGGCGAGGCGTTTCTCGGATGAAAGCCGCGCTATCGTCTGCCTGAAGAGCACGCCGATGATCACCGCGTCCCCCGCCGAGCCTCTGATCCTGAACGCGACCGGCAACCCTGGAATGGCGACCGCCGGGGCGGGGGACGTGTTGACCGGAACCATCGCCGGGCTCGTGGCGCAGGGCGTCGACGCGGGAGAGGCGGCCGCCTTGGGATGCTACCTTCACGGGCTCGCCGGGGACGTGGCGGCGCGCCGGCTCGGAATGCGCGGGCTCATCTCGGGCGACATCATGCGCGCCCTGCCTGCCGCGATCACGGCGCTGGAGAGCGGGGCCCTTGCCGAAATCTAGACGGGGCTCGGGCGGCGGCGCCGGGGAGGGAGGCGCCGCCGGTGGGCGCGAGCCCGGGATCGGCTCGGGAGTCGGCCGGGCCGCGGCCGCCGCGCGCGTGCAGGCGGTCCGCACGGCGCTCGCGCACGACCTGATGCGGGCCGGGCGCGTGCTCGAGCGCCGCGGGATGATCGTCGCCTCGGAGGGAAACCTGAGCGCGCGGATCACCTCCGACCGGATCCTCATCACGCGGCGCGGCCGGCGCAAGGGAGACCTCACCACCCGGGACTTCGTGGATTTGTCGCTCGGCGAGCCTCTTGATTCCCAGGCGCGCGCCGCGGCGTCCACCGAGCACCGGCTGCACCTCGCGGCCTACGCCGCCCGCGCCGACATCGAGGCGCTCGTGCACGCGCACCCGGCGGGGCTGTCGGCGTTCGCCGTGCGGGGCGAAGCGCCCGACCTGCGTGCCCTGGATGAGGCGCGCGACGTGATCCATGCGCTCGCGGTCGTGCCGTACGCGCCGTCGGGGACCGATACCCTGGCGAGGGCGGTAGCCGATGCGCTGATCGGGTCGGGGGGCGCTCCGGCCTGCGACGTCCTGATCCTGAAAAACCACGGCGCCCTGGCCGTCGGAGGCAGCGTCGAAGAGGCGCTCACCCGGCTGGAGATCGCGGAGCACCTCGCGATCACGTTGCTGCTCGCCGAGCGGCGCTGATCCCCGCGCTCAGGCGCCGATCGCGTGCCTGATCCGGGCGATCTGCCCCAGGTGCTCTTCGCTGTGGGAATGAAAATCGAGCGCGGTGAAGGCCACGCGCCCCCAGCGCGGCTTGAACGAAACGACATCCGCGGGAATGTGCGCGATCAACGCGATCGTCTCCACCTCATCCCTGCGGATGCGCTTCAATAGCTCGCGAACGGCGGGACGCCCTTCCAGCACGCCGGCGATGCGCGCCGGATTCGTACACGCGTCGCGGTCGATTCCAGGTCGTTCGCCCCGCGCCGCCTCGTCCAGCCACGATTGGAGCATTCGCTCGGTAATCGAGAGGTGGGCGAGGAGCTGGGCCACCGACCAGGCTCCTGGCCGTTCCGGGCGGTAGGCGTCCTCGTCCGATAAACCGTTCACCGCCTGTTCGAGCTTCTCGTCGGCTTCCAGGACGGCATCCCGCAGGGCTCCCAGGAGGCGAGCGGGGAGCGGCGGCGGCTGTCCTCGCCCGCTTCGCGATCCCACGGTCACCGAGACCGAAACCTGCGCTCCGTTCCGGACCGCGTCGCAGCGGACGACGTCGCCCGGTCTCAAGCGCTGAATTCGCCTCACGAGATCCTGCCCGTTTCGAACCGTCTCGCCGTCGAGGGAGATCACGATGTCGCCCGGTTTCAATCCCGCATTCTCGGCGGGTTCCCCCGGCAGAACGGAGCCCAAGCAGACACCAATCCCGGCGGGAACGCCGCTTATCGGACGCTCGGCCGGCGCGATATCGCGCGGGCCGATCCCCATGACCGCGCTCCCCGCCTCGCGGAGGTCCACCCCACGCTCCCAGACGGAGCGGAGGTTCTCGAGCGCGTCGCGCCAGGGCTCCTCGTTCTCGGAGTCCGGATCCGCCACGCGAACCCGGGTCTCGGCTCCAGATAGCTTGACGAAGTCGACCTCGATTCGGGCGTCGTCCCCGCGGCGCGTGGGCCGGAGGACGATCCGGCGCCCCTCGACGAGGCGCTCCACGGTCGTATCCAGGCGTATCCCAAACGTGCTGCGGACGATGTACGCCCCCCCGACCCTCAGATCGATCTCCACGGCGTCCCCGAACCAATAATGCAGATGCTCGGGTTTCGTGACGGCGTGCCACATCTCGATTGGGGGATGGCCGACGATCGTCTCGGCGCAGCGGGCGGATTGCAGGGGCGGAGACATGGCTGGAGTTTGGGCGAAACCTGGCGGCGAATGCCATGCCAAAAATTTCGCGTGGGGATCGTCCGGAGGGCTCTCGCAGAGTCACTCACCGATGATCTTGATCAACACCCGTTTGGAACGGCGGCCGTCGAACTCGCCGTAGAAGATCCGCTCCCAGGGACCGAAGTCGAGCTTGCCCGCCGTGATCGCGACGACGACTTCGCGTCCCATGATTTGACGTTTGTGATGCGCGTCCGCATTGTCTTCACCCGTGCGATTGTGCCTGTAGCGCTTCGGGCTCGGATCGTATGGAGCAAGCTCCTCGAGCCAACGCTTGTAATCCTCGTGGAGTCCCGGTTCGTCGTCGTTGATGAACACGCTCGCGGTGATGTGCATCGCGTTCACGAGACAGAGACCTTCCCGCACCCCGCTTTCGCGAACCGCTTCCTCGACTTCGCGAGTGATGTTCACGAAGTCCATCCGGGTGGGAACGTGAAACGAGAGCGTCTTCCGGAGATGCCTCATCCCGATGATTATAGGGCCACGCGCGCGCGCGCGATGCGAACGATGTTGACGCGCCGTGCCCGTGCGGCTATTGTTCCGCCTTGCCGCACCCCGCGAACACACCGCTTTCACCGATGCCGATCGACATCACGGATGACCGCGCGCGAGTGGATGTCATGCAGCTGCTCGAACTGTACAAGACTACCTGGTGGGCGTTGAACCGTTCGCCCGAGGACGTGAGCAAAGCGCTCGGCCATTCCCACCCGGTCGTCTCCGCGTGGGACGGTGCCCTGCTCGTCGGCTTCACGCGCGTCATCTCCGATCGGACGTACCGGGCCACGATCTGGGACGTCATCGTCCGCCCGTCCCATCAAGGGCGCGGGATCGGAAAGGAGCTCGTGGAGTTCGTGTTGAAGCATCCGGATCTCAAGTCGGTTTCGAATTTCCTTCTGCTCACGAAGGACAAGCATGCCTTCTATGAACGCTTCGGCTTCGAATCGGAACGGGAGATGGCGATGATATTGCGGAGGTAACCGCCCGCGCGGTGATGTGTCGCCCACACGGACGAAGGAGGGAGACCGAGGATGGAAAGTCTGAAGTCGACGAAGGAGATCGTGAAATTCTGCGAAGAGCGGGGCGTGGAGATGATCCATCTCTGGTTCGTCGATATTCTCGGACAGCTGAAAAGCGTCGGCATCACGCTCCGGGTCTTGGGCGAGGCTCTGGAGGAGGGTGTCGGGATCGACGGTTCGTCCGTCGAGGGGTTCGCCCGTATTTACGAGAGCGATCTCGTGGCGATGCCGGATCCCGACACGTTCCAAATGCTCCCGTGGAAGGTAAACGGCGAGCACGTCGGCCGCCTGATCTGCGACATCCAGAACCCGGATGGGAGCCCCTACCCGGGCGACACGCGGCACGTCCTGAAGCGCGCGCTCAAGAAAATCGAGAAACTGGGCTACACCTTCTATCTGGGCCCGGAGCTGGAATATTTCTATTTCAAAGGCGTGGGCGATCGCACGCTCCTCGATTCGGCGGGCTATTTCGATCAGGTCCCGGACGACATCGGAACCGAGCTTCGCTCCCGCACCGTCGAGGCCCTCCAGGCGATGGAGATCTCGGTCGAGGCGTCGCACCACGAGGTCGCCTCGAGTCAGCACGAGATCGATCTCAAGTACAGCGAAGCGCTCAAGATGGCGGACCAAACGATCACGTACCGCTACGTCGTCAAGGAGATCGCGCGCCAGGGGGGGTACTACGCCACCTTCATGCCGAAGCCGGTCTACGGCGAAAACGGCAGCGGCATGCATATCCACCAATCCCTATTTAAGGCCGGGAAGAACCTCTTCTTCGACGCCAAGGACAAGTACCACCTCTCGAAAACGGGCCGCTCCTACATCGCCGGACTCCTGAACCACATGCCGGAGTTCGCCTCGGTCACCAATCAATGGGTGAATTCGTACAAGCGCTTGGTGCCCGGGTTCGAGGCGCCCGTCTACATCGCGTGGGGGCAGCGGAACCGCTCCGCCCTGGTCCGGGTTCCCATGTACAAGCCGGGTCACGAGAAGGCAACGCGGGTCGAGCTTCGCTGTCCGGACCCCGCGTGTAATCCCTACCTCGCCTTCGCGATCTG containing:
- a CDS encoding HAD family hydrolase, with the translated sequence MIRAIIFDLDNTLTDFMKMKRAAIDAAVDGMIDAGLKLSREETSEKIYRVYDREGIEYQQVFDLFLKEEFGGIDYKLLTSAIVAYRRARDSYLVLYPHVNLTLMEILKRGLKLAVVSDAPRLQAWMRLAQLQLQHLFDPVVAFEDTGERKPSPKPFERALELLGVTPAEAIMVGDWPERDVVGAAKLGIRTAFARYGDTFGTEHSGADYDLSDVYELVEIVDRLNGTD
- the acpS gene encoding holo-[acyl-carrier-protein] synthase; translation: MVSVGVDIVEVGRIAGAIDRWGTRFLRRIFTQTEIDYCSEKARAAESFAVRFAAKEAFAKALKIGRVSIWREVEVIRGEGPRPSVLLHGAARELVGARRVDLSLSHAATHAVAVVLVED
- a CDS encoding NAD(P)H-hydrate dehydratase, translating into MRLPSGQRLVTAGEMAAIDHAAISGMGIPSLTLMARAGRESAHAIVAWWRGVTGTPDRLHRRSVTAARPPRGRVIVLAGRGNNGGDGFVCARHLKAAGFTVRILVAGEESSLSEDAAASHAACERERMPVTFLPDPRAWGEGSEAAHAARQAMFLVDALLGTGSQGAPRGAVAAAIEMAEGSAVPIASIDIPSGLDATTGYREHPSIKADLTLTLGLPKRGLTIEPGRSSAGLVQVVDIGIPPAVVAEMIPGMLVADPDWARSLLPSRPMDAHKGSVGRVLVVGGSAGMMGALAMASESAFRVGAGYVVAAVPVSCVDPLESRVAEVVKRGLAETPERSLALGAREEIIAEAIRADAVAIGPGLSRSRESQELARELLERVEAPIVLDADGLNAFEGLGIHRMHGPLILTPHYAEAARLGGQSIAEVARDPAGWARRFSDESRAIVCLKSTPMITASPAEPLILNATGNPGMATAGAGDVLTGTIAGLVAQGVDAGEAAALGCYLHGLAGDVAARRLGMRGLISGDIMRALPAAITALESGALAEI
- a CDS encoding class II aldolase/adducin family protein, whose amino-acid sequence is MPKSRRGSGGGAGEGGAAGGREPGIGSGVGRAAAAARVQAVRTALAHDLMRAGRVLERRGMIVASEGNLSARITSDRILITRRGRRKGDLTTRDFVDLSLGEPLDSQARAAASTEHRLHLAAYAARADIEALVHAHPAGLSAFAVRGEAPDLRALDEARDVIHALAVVPYAPSGTDTLARAVADALIGSGGAPACDVLILKNHGALAVGGSVEEALTRLEIAEHLAITLLLAERR
- a CDS encoding PDZ domain-containing protein, yielding MSPPLQSARCAETIVGHPPIEMWHAVTKPEHLHYWFGDAVEIDLRVGGAYIVRSTFGIRLDTTVERLVEGRRIVLRPTRRGDDARIEVDFVKLSGAETRVRVADPDSENEEPWRDALENLRSVWERGVDLREAGSAVMGIGPRDIAPAERPISGVPAGIGVCLGSVLPGEPAENAGLKPGDIVISLDGETVRNGQDLVRRIQRLRPGDVVRCDAVRNGAQVSVSVTVGSRSGRGQPPPLPARLLGALRDAVLEADEKLEQAVNGLSDEDAYRPERPGAWSVAQLLAHLSITERMLQSWLDEAARGERPGIDRDACTNPARIAGVLEGRPAVRELLKRIRRDEVETIALIAHIPADVVSFKPRWGRVAFTALDFHSHSEEHLGQIARIRHAIGA
- a CDS encoding YjbQ family protein: MRHLRKTLSFHVPTRMDFVNITREVEEAVRESGVREGLCLVNAMHITASVFINDDEPGLHEDYKRWLEELAPYDPSPKRYRHNRTGEDNADAHHKRQIMGREVVVAITAGKLDFGPWERIFYGEFDGRRSKRVLIKIIGE
- a CDS encoding GNAT family N-acetyltransferase — protein: MPIDITDDRARVDVMQLLELYKTTWWALNRSPEDVSKALGHSHPVVSAWDGALLVGFTRVISDRTYRATIWDVIVRPSHQGRGIGKELVEFVLKHPDLKSVSNFLLLTKDKHAFYERFGFESEREMAMILRR
- a CDS encoding glutamine synthetase, whose amino-acid sequence is MESLKSTKEIVKFCEERGVEMIHLWFVDILGQLKSVGITLRVLGEALEEGVGIDGSSVEGFARIYESDLVAMPDPDTFQMLPWKVNGEHVGRLICDIQNPDGSPYPGDTRHVLKRALKKIEKLGYTFYLGPELEYFYFKGVGDRTLLDSAGYFDQVPDDIGTELRSRTVEALQAMEISVEASHHEVASSQHEIDLKYSEALKMADQTITYRYVVKEIARQGGYYATFMPKPVYGENGSGMHIHQSLFKAGKNLFFDAKDKYHLSKTGRSYIAGLLNHMPEFASVTNQWVNSYKRLVPGFEAPVYIAWGQRNRSALVRVPMYKPGHEKATRVELRCPDPACNPYLAFAICLAAGLRGVDANAVLRPPVEEDIYEMSAHERGEIGIRSLPGSLIEALDLTEKSKLVRDALGEHVFTKFVENKRIEWDAYRTRITDYELEKYYPIL